From the genome of Lutzomyia longipalpis isolate SR_M1_2022 chromosome 2, ASM2433408v1, one region includes:
- the LOC129791363 gene encoding uncharacterized protein LOC129791363: protein MSSLIGSIESFVPGDNFKNFRDRLESLLSVNKITEEDQRKNLAITLMGATAYDTLVTLLSPKTPSEVTYKKIMETLLNHYEVKNNVIAERCQFHMRNRKDGESVNDYIVEIKAMADKCEFGAFLEEALRDRLVSGINDQVLQQKLILQSNLTWERAKETSIIEFRTRRNVQEMGQAIGGVNLMSKQSAHAKRQSSGGHQRHRSRHREGAKGQENRSSAPSGASCDICGLQHAQGQCKAAKSNCRMCGKKGHWAAMCRSGKTLTSLHATTMDSFNPMYLKLNVDGQDTKFEGSA, encoded by the exons ATGAGTTCCCTGATCGGCAGTATAGAATCTTTTGTGCCAGGAGACAATTTTAAGAACTTTCGCGACCGATTGGAGAGTCTCCTGAGCGTCAATAAAATCACGGAGGAAGATCAGAGGAAAAATCTCGCGATCACGCTAATGGGAGCAACTGCGTACGATACCTTGGTTACACTTTTATCACCCAAGACGCCCAGCGAAGTTACCTACAAGAAAATCATGGAGACGCTGTTGAATCATTATGAGGTGAAAAATAACGTCATTGCCGAGAGATGTCAATTTCATATGCGCAACCGCAAAGACGGCGAATCGGTGAATGATTACATTGTGGAAATCAAGGCCATGGCAGACAAATGCGAGTTTGGAGCATTCCTGGAGGAGGCTCTACGGGATAGACTGGTCAGTGGAATCAATGATCAAGTGCTGCAACAGAAGCTGATCCTCCAGAGTAATCTGACATGGGAGAGAGCAAAGGAAACATCCATCATTGAATTCCGTACACGGCGGAATGTTCAGGAAATGGGACAAGCGATCGGAGGAGTCAATCTGATGAGCAAACAATCCGCCCACGCGAAGCGTCAGTCATCAGGTGGACATCAACGTCATCGTAGTCGTCACAGGGAAGGCGCAAAAGGACAAGAGAATCGATCTTCAGCTCCAAGTGGTGCTTCATGTGACATATGTGGACTTCAACACGCTCAAGGTCAATGCAAAGCTGCGAAGAGCAACTGCAGGATGTGCGGGAAGAAGGGCCATTGGGCTGCGATGTGCCGCTCCGGGAAGACGCTGACGTCGCTCCATGCAACCACGATGGATAGTTTTAACCCCATGTATTTGAAGCTCAACGTAGATGGTCAAGATACGAAGTTTGAG GGTAGTGCCTAA